A genome region from Setaria italica strain Yugu1 chromosome III, Setaria_italica_v2.0, whole genome shotgun sequence includes the following:
- the LOC101765231 gene encoding photosynthetic NDH subunit of subcomplex B 3, chloroplastic — MAATSSAPAAAALVSLPFPAATSSSRVSASSHRGARRFRAATIRCSSASPNVSQGAPAPAPAPAPPKPQIDLEFVGPQPGADGTYPVDRAEAASGEKLLRDIMNENKIELYAAYGKVMNCGGGGSCGTCIVEILDGKELLNERTNTENRYLKKKPESWRLACQTIVGNKENSGKVVVQRLPQWKK; from the exons ATGGCGGCCACGAGCTCCGCCCCCGCGGCAGCAGCGCTcgtctccctccccttccccgccgccACTTCCTCTTCCCGCGTCTCCGCCAGCAGCCACCGCGGTGCGAGGCGCTTCAGGGCCGCCACCATCAGATGCTCCAGCGCGTCGCCGAACGTGTCCCAGGgtgccccggcgccggcgccggcgccggcgccgcccaagCCCCAAATCGACCTCGAGTTCGTCGGG CCGCAGCCGGGTGCGGACGGCACCTACCCGGTGgaccgggcggaggcggcgagcggcgagaAGCTCCTCCGTGACATCATGAACGAGAACAAGATCGAGCTCTACGCCGCATAC GGTAAGGTGATGAACTGCGGTGGCGGTGGAAGCTGCGGCACTTGCATCGTCGAG ATCCTTGACGGAAAGGAGCTCCTGAATGAAAGGACGAACACTGAGAACCGGTACCTGAAGAAG AAACCAGAGTCATGGAGGCTAGCTTGTCAGACTATCGTAGGCAACAAAGAGAACTCCGGCAAG GTTGTGGTCCAACGGCTGCCCCAGTGGAAGAAATGA